The following are encoded together in the Phaseolus vulgaris cultivar G19833 chromosome 9, P. vulgaris v2.0, whole genome shotgun sequence genome:
- the LOC137821642 gene encoding protein CYPRO4, translated as MGASHSREDLLESSDSEQEQEDTYQDAAGGSSERPSKTLSTPSSLDDVEAKLKALKLKYSSSSTPAVKNAVKLYLHVGGNTPKAKWIISDKLTTYSFVKTHSDADTDDENEDTDDDDDNDNEQPFWVMKVGSKIRAKVDPEMGLKSFPDQRRVDFVARGVWAMKFFTEQDQIDFIDSFQKCLFENTHGVEATEANKLKIYGKDFMVWAKPESADDSMWEDAEETFSKTPTPVRENRDLKEEFEEASNGGIQSIALGALDNSFLVSDNGIQVVKNFAHGIHGKGAFVNFSDGYKNGGGGSSSYSTPKKTLLMKAETNMLLMSPMGGGKLHSTGLHQLDIETGKMVSEWMFGKDGTEITMRDITNDCKGAQLDPSGSTFLGLDDNRLCRWDMRDRNGMVQNLADSNAPVLNWAQGHQFSRGTNFQCFATTGDGSIVVGSLDGKIRLYSVNTMRQAKTAFPGLGSPVTHVDVTFDGKWIVGTTDTYLILICTLFTDKDGRTKTGFSGRMGNKIAAPRLLKLTPLDSHLAGANNKFRNAQFSWVTENGKQERHIVATVGKFSVIWNFQQVKDGSHECYRNQHGLKSCYCYKIVLRDDSIVESRFMHDRFAVSDSPEAPLVIATPMKVSSFSISGKR; from the exons ATGGGAGCCTCTCACAGCCGCGAAGATCTGTTGGAATCGTCCGATTCAGAGCAGGAGCAGGAAGACACCTACCAAGACGCCGCGGGAGGAAGCTCCGAACGGCCATCAAAAACGCTCTCAACTCCGTCATCGCTTGATGACGTTGAGGCCAAGCTCAAAGCCCTCAAACTCAAATATTCCTCTTCCAGCACCCCCGCCGTCAAAAACGCCGTCAAACTCTACCTCCACGTCGGCGGCAACACCCCCAAAGCCAAGTGGATAATCTCCGACAAACTCACCACGTATTCTTTCGTCAAAACTCACTCCGATGCCGACACCGACGACGAAAACGAGGATACGGACGACGACGACGACAACGACAATGAACAACCATTCTGGGTTATGAAAGTCGGTTCCAAAATCAGGGCAAAGGTGGACCCGGAGATGGGCCTGAAGAGTTTCCCCGACCAGCGGCGTGTGGACTTCGTGGCGCGCGGCGTGTGGGCGATGAAGTTCTTCACGGAGCAAGACCAAATCGACTTCATTGATTCCTTCCAGAAGTGTCTCTTCGAGAACACGCACGGGGTGGAGGCGACGGAAGCGAACAAGCTCAAGATCTACGGCAAGGATTTCATGGTGTGGGCCAAACCCGAATCCGCGGACGATTCCATGTGGGAAGACGCAGAAGAAACTTTCTCCAAAACACCCACTCCGGTTAGGGAAAATCGGGATTTGAAAGAAGAGTTCGAAGAAGCTTCAAACGGTGGCATTCAGAGCATTGCACTGGGTGCTTTAGATAACAGTTTTTTGGTGAGTGATAACGGGATTCAGGTTGTGAAGAACTTCGCTCATGGGATTCACGGGAAGGGTGCTTTCGTGAATTTCAGTGATGGATATAAAAATGGGGGTGGGGGTTCTTCTTCCTATTCGACTCCGAAGAAGACGCTTCTTATGAAGGCTGAGACGAACATGCTTCTGATGAGTCCAATGGGCGGAGGAAAGCTTCATTCCACGGGGCTTCATCAGCTTGATATTGAGACTGGGAAGATGGTTAGTGAATGGATGTTTGGGAAGGACGGCACAGAGATTACAATGAGGGATATTACCAATGACTGTAAAGGAGCACAGTTGGATCCTTCCGGGTCTACCTTTCTTGGGTTGGATGATAACAGACTTTGTAGGTGGGATATGAGGGATCGCAATGGGATGGTTCAGAACTTGGCTGATTCGAATGCCCCTGTGTTGAATTGGGCGCAGGGACATCAGTTTTCGAGGGGGACTAATTTTCAGTGCTTTGCCACTACGGGTGATGGGTCCATTGTTGTAGGGTCCTTGGATGGGAAGATAAGACTGTATTCGGTGAACACGATGAGGCAGGCGAAGACTGCGTTTCCTGGCCTTGGATCTCCCGTTACTCATgtggatgttacctttgatggcAAGTGGATTGTGGGCACTACTGATACATACTTGATTCTTATTTGTACCCTCTTTACTGACAAAGATGGAAGGACGAAGACTGGTTTTTCTGGACGAATGGGGAACAAGATTGCTGCTCCCAGGTTGTTGAAGCTCACCCCTCTTGATTCCCATTTGGCTGGAGCGAATAACAAGTTCCGGAATGCACAGTTTTCGTGG GTGACAGAGAATGGGAAACAGGAGCGGCATATAGTAGCCACTGTGGGAAAGTTCAGTGTGATATGGAACTTCCAGCAAGTCAAGGATGGTTCTCATGAGTGCTACCGTAACCAGCACGGTCTTAAGAGCTGCTACTGCTACAAGATAGTCCTTAGGGATGATTCCATTGTTGAGAGCCGTTTTATGCATGACAGATTTGCAGTCAGCGATTCTCCCGAGGCTCCACTGGTCATAGCTACACCTATGAAAGTTAGCTCATTCAGCATATCTGGCAAGCGATGA
- the LOC137821644 gene encoding photosystem I chlorophyll a/b-binding protein 5, chloroplastic, protein MVAVAIGRCLPIQPRTLFNSKSTDRGSPAGRFSWLGHAAAVTPLYRQTCVAAQQRPTWLPGLDPPPYLDGTLAGDFGFDPLGLAEDPETLRWYVQAELVHSRFAMLGVFGILVTDLLRVTGVSKIPIWYEAGAVKYDLANTETLFIVQLLLMGFAETKRYMDFVSPGSQAKEGSFFGLEAALEGLEPGYPGGPLLNPLGLAKDIKNAHDSKLKEIKNGRLAMVAMLGIFVQASVTHVGPIDNLVEHLSNPWHKTVIQTIANSSS, encoded by the exons ATGGTGGCAGTAGCAATAGGAAGATGCCTCCCCATTCAACCCCGCACTTTATTCAATAGTAAGAGCACAGATAGAGGTTCACCAGCAGGGAGATTCTCGTGGCTTGGGCATGCTGCTGCTGTCACTCCACTTTATAGACAAACTTGTGTAGCAGCGCAACAGCGACCTACATGGCTGCCAGGACTTGATCCCCCACCATATCTTGATGGAAC TCTGGCTGGAGATTTTGGATTTGACCCACTTGGGCTGGCAGAGGATCCTGAAACCTTAAGGTGGTATGTGCAGGCAGAGCTGGTTCATTCCCGCTTTGCAATGCTTGGGGTATTCGGAATTCTAGTGACAGAT CTGCTTCGCGTCACAGGAGTTAGTAAGATACCGATTTGGTATGAAGCTGGTGCAGTAAAATACGATCTTGCCAATACAGAGACACTCTTCATTGTTCAACTACTTTTGATGGG GTTTGCCGAAACAAAAAGGTACATGGATTTTGTTAGTCCTGGATCTCAAGCTAAAGAGGGGTCCTTCTTTGGACTGGAAGCTGCACTGGAAGGCTTAGAGCCAGG GTACCCAGGGGGTCCTCTGCTAAATCCTCTTGGCCTAGCTAAAGACATTAAAAACGCTCATGATTCGAAGCTTAAAGAGATTAAAAATG GTCGACTTGCAATGGTGGCAATGCTTGGCATCTTTGTACAAGCTTCGGTGACTCACGTTGGACCAATTGACAACCTTGTGGAGCATCTTTCCAATCCATGGCATAAAACTGTTATTCAGACCATTGCGAATTCTAGTTCTTAG